A stretch of the Orcinus orca chromosome 1, mOrcOrc1.1, whole genome shotgun sequence genome encodes the following:
- the TIMM17A gene encoding mitochondrial import inner membrane translocase subunit Tim17-A isoform X2 — MEEYAREPCPWRIVDDCGGAFTMGTIGGGIFQAIKGFRNSPVGVNHRLRGSLTAVRTRAPQLGGSFAVWGGLFSMIDCSMVQVRGKEDPWNSITSGALTGAILAARNGPVAMVGSAAMGGILLALIEGAGILLTRFASAQFPNAVREEGSLQTWNNDGRQSPAFHCLCVGHCSSCRGQWERQADTLTDK, encoded by the exons ATGGAGGAGTATGCGCGCGAGCCTTG CCCCTGGCGCATTGTGGACGACTGTGGTGGGGCCTTTACGATGGGAACCATAGGTGGTGGGATCTTTCAAGCAATCAAAGGTTTTCGCAATTCTCCGGTG GGAGTAAACCACAGACTACGAGGGAGTCTGACAGCTGTTAGAACCAGGGCTCCACAGTTGGGAG gCAGCTTTGCCGTTTGGGGAGGCCTGTTTTCCATGATTGACTGCAGTATGGTTCAAGTCAGAGGGAAAGAAGACCCCTGGAACTCCATCACGAGTGGTGCCTTAACAGGAGCCATCCTGGCAGCAAGAA ACGGACCAGTGGCCATGGTTGGGTCAGCTGCGATGGGTGGCATTCTGCTAGCTCTCATCGAAGGAGCTGGTATCTTGTTGACAAGATTTGCCTCTGCCCAGTTTCCCAACG CGGTGCGGGAAGAAGGGTCCCTGCAGACGTGGAACAACGATGGCCGTCAGTCGCCAGCTTTTCACTGCCTGTGTGTGGGGCACTGCTCTAGCTGCCGGGGGCAGTGGGAGCGTCAGGCTGACACGCTCACAGATAAATGA
- the TIMM17A gene encoding mitochondrial import inner membrane translocase subunit Tim17-A isoform X5: MEEYAREPCPWRIVDDCGGAFTMGTIGGGIFQAIKGFRNSPVGVNHRLRGSLTAVRTRAPQLGGSFAVWGGLFSMIDCSMVQVRGKEDPWNSITSGALTGAILAARNGPVAMVGSAAMGGILLALIEGAGILLTRFASAQFPNGPPLAEDPSQLPSAQLPSSPFGDYQQYQ; encoded by the exons ATGGAGGAGTATGCGCGCGAGCCTTG CCCCTGGCGCATTGTGGACGACTGTGGTGGGGCCTTTACGATGGGAACCATAGGTGGTGGGATCTTTCAAGCAATCAAAGGTTTTCGCAATTCTCCGGTG GGAGTAAACCACAGACTACGAGGGAGTCTGACAGCTGTTAGAACCAGGGCTCCACAGTTGGGAG gCAGCTTTGCCGTTTGGGGAGGCCTGTTTTCCATGATTGACTGCAGTATGGTTCAAGTCAGAGGGAAAGAAGACCCCTGGAACTCCATCACGAGTGGTGCCTTAACAGGAGCCATCCTGGCAGCAAGAA ACGGACCAGTGGCCATGGTTGGGTCAGCTGCGATGGGTGGCATTCTGCTAGCTCTCATCGAAGGAGCTGGTATCTTGTTGACAAGATTTGCCTCTGCCCAGTTTCCCAACG GTCCTCCGCTTGCTGAAGACCCCTCCCAGTTGCCTTCAGCCCAGCTACCATCCTCACCTTTCGGGGACTACCAGCAATACCAGTAG
- the TIMM17A gene encoding mitochondrial import inner membrane translocase subunit Tim17-A isoform X6 has protein sequence MEEYAREPCPWRIVDDCGGAFTMGTIGGGIFQAIKGFRNSPVGVNHRLRGSLTAVRTRAPQLGGSFAVWGGLFSMIDCSMVQVRGKEDPWNSITSGALTGAILAARNGPVAMVGSAAMGGILLALIEGAGILLTRFASAQFPNGTQGDSERVPFPGGGLTRPRMTRP, from the exons ATGGAGGAGTATGCGCGCGAGCCTTG CCCCTGGCGCATTGTGGACGACTGTGGTGGGGCCTTTACGATGGGAACCATAGGTGGTGGGATCTTTCAAGCAATCAAAGGTTTTCGCAATTCTCCGGTG GGAGTAAACCACAGACTACGAGGGAGTCTGACAGCTGTTAGAACCAGGGCTCCACAGTTGGGAG gCAGCTTTGCCGTTTGGGGAGGCCTGTTTTCCATGATTGACTGCAGTATGGTTCAAGTCAGAGGGAAAGAAGACCCCTGGAACTCCATCACGAGTGGTGCCTTAACAGGAGCCATCCTGGCAGCAAGAA ACGGACCAGTGGCCATGGTTGGGTCAGCTGCGATGGGTGGCATTCTGCTAGCTCTCATCGAAGGAGCTGGTATCTTGTTGACAAGATTTGCCTCTGCCCAGTTTCCCAACG GTACACAAGGAGACTCGGAAAGAGTCCCCTTTCCTGGGGGAGGTTTGACACGGCCCAGGATGACACGGCCCTAA
- the TIMM17A gene encoding mitochondrial import inner membrane translocase subunit Tim17-A isoform X4: protein MEEYAREPCPWRIVDDCGGAFTMGTIGGGIFQAIKGFRNSPVGVNHRLRGSLTAVRTRAPQLGGSFAVWGGLFSMIDCSMVQVRGKEDPWNSITSGALTGAILAARIISLFSTCSDGPVAMVGSAAMGGILLALIEGAGILLTRFASAQFPNGTQGDSERVPFPGGGLTRPRMTRP, encoded by the exons ATGGAGGAGTATGCGCGCGAGCCTTG CCCCTGGCGCATTGTGGACGACTGTGGTGGGGCCTTTACGATGGGAACCATAGGTGGTGGGATCTTTCAAGCAATCAAAGGTTTTCGCAATTCTCCGGTG GGAGTAAACCACAGACTACGAGGGAGTCTGACAGCTGTTAGAACCAGGGCTCCACAGTTGGGAG gCAGCTTTGCCGTTTGGGGAGGCCTGTTTTCCATGATTGACTGCAGTATGGTTCAAGTCAGAGGGAAAGAAGACCCCTGGAACTCCATCACGAGTGGTGCCTTAACAGGAGCCATCCTGGCAGCAAGAA TAATCTCTCTGTTCTCAACGTGCTCAGACGGACCAGTGGCCATGGTTGGGTCAGCTGCGATGGGTGGCATTCTGCTAGCTCTCATCGAAGGAGCTGGTATCTTGTTGACAAGATTTGCCTCTGCCCAGTTTCCCAACG GTACACAAGGAGACTCGGAAAGAGTCCCCTTTCCTGGGGGAGGTTTGACACGGCCCAGGATGACACGGCCCTAA
- the TIMM17A gene encoding mitochondrial import inner membrane translocase subunit Tim17-A isoform X1, with protein sequence MEEYAREPCPWRIVDDCGGAFTMGTIGGGIFQAIKGFRNSPVGVNHRLRGSLTAVRTRAPQLGGSFAVWGGLFSMIDCSMVQVRGKEDPWNSITSGALTGAILAARIISLFSTCSDGPVAMVGSAAMGGILLALIEGAGILLTRFASAQFPNAVREEGSLQTWNNDGRQSPAFHCLCVGHCSSCRGQWERQADTLTDK encoded by the exons ATGGAGGAGTATGCGCGCGAGCCTTG CCCCTGGCGCATTGTGGACGACTGTGGTGGGGCCTTTACGATGGGAACCATAGGTGGTGGGATCTTTCAAGCAATCAAAGGTTTTCGCAATTCTCCGGTG GGAGTAAACCACAGACTACGAGGGAGTCTGACAGCTGTTAGAACCAGGGCTCCACAGTTGGGAG gCAGCTTTGCCGTTTGGGGAGGCCTGTTTTCCATGATTGACTGCAGTATGGTTCAAGTCAGAGGGAAAGAAGACCCCTGGAACTCCATCACGAGTGGTGCCTTAACAGGAGCCATCCTGGCAGCAAGAA TAATCTCTCTGTTCTCAACGTGCTCAGACGGACCAGTGGCCATGGTTGGGTCAGCTGCGATGGGTGGCATTCTGCTAGCTCTCATCGAAGGAGCTGGTATCTTGTTGACAAGATTTGCCTCTGCCCAGTTTCCCAACG CGGTGCGGGAAGAAGGGTCCCTGCAGACGTGGAACAACGATGGCCGTCAGTCGCCAGCTTTTCACTGCCTGTGTGTGGGGCACTGCTCTAGCTGCCGGGGGCAGTGGGAGCGTCAGGCTGACACGCTCACAGATAAATGA
- the TIMM17A gene encoding mitochondrial import inner membrane translocase subunit Tim17-A isoform X3, whose translation MEEYAREPCPWRIVDDCGGAFTMGTIGGGIFQAIKGFRNSPVGVNHRLRGSLTAVRTRAPQLGGSFAVWGGLFSMIDCSMVQVRGKEDPWNSITSGALTGAILAARIISLFSTCSDGPVAMVGSAAMGGILLALIEGAGILLTRFASAQFPNGPPLAEDPSQLPSAQLPSSPFGDYQQYQ comes from the exons ATGGAGGAGTATGCGCGCGAGCCTTG CCCCTGGCGCATTGTGGACGACTGTGGTGGGGCCTTTACGATGGGAACCATAGGTGGTGGGATCTTTCAAGCAATCAAAGGTTTTCGCAATTCTCCGGTG GGAGTAAACCACAGACTACGAGGGAGTCTGACAGCTGTTAGAACCAGGGCTCCACAGTTGGGAG gCAGCTTTGCCGTTTGGGGAGGCCTGTTTTCCATGATTGACTGCAGTATGGTTCAAGTCAGAGGGAAAGAAGACCCCTGGAACTCCATCACGAGTGGTGCCTTAACAGGAGCCATCCTGGCAGCAAGAA TAATCTCTCTGTTCTCAACGTGCTCAGACGGACCAGTGGCCATGGTTGGGTCAGCTGCGATGGGTGGCATTCTGCTAGCTCTCATCGAAGGAGCTGGTATCTTGTTGACAAGATTTGCCTCTGCCCAGTTTCCCAACG GTCCTCCGCTTGCTGAAGACCCCTCCCAGTTGCCTTCAGCCCAGCTACCATCCTCACCTTTCGGGGACTACCAGCAATACCAGTAG